A single window of Senegalia massiliensis DNA harbors:
- a CDS encoding PTS sugar transporter subunit IIB has protein sequence MIKILLVCNAGMSTSILVEKMKKEAELKDIESKIWALSSSEARNLEEDVNAVLVAPQLKFALNDIKNMFENTPVDVIDMKIYGTIDGKSALEKAMGMIKK, from the coding sequence ATGATAAAAATACTATTAGTATGTAATGCGGGAATGTCTACTTCAATATTAGTTGAAAAAATGAAAAAAGAAGCAGAGTTAAAAGATATAGAATCAAAAATATGGGCTCTTTCTAGTAGTGAAGCAAGAAATTTAGAAGAAGATGTAAATGCAGTTTTAGTAGCTCCTCAGTTGAAATTTGCATTAAATGATATTAAGAATATGTTTGAAAATACGCCTGTAGATGTAATAGATATGAAAATTTATGGAACTATAGATGGTAAATCAGCTCTTGAAAAAGCTATGGGAATGATAAAAAAATGA
- a CDS encoding DUF2628 domain-containing protein translates to MYVTLEKNGLKKQTKIGFSWTTFFFGFFVPLFRGDLKWAAIMFVSSLLLASFTFGIGSFIIGIIFSFIYNKLYIRDLIEKGWIASNSESNDILESNNVM, encoded by the coding sequence ATGTATGTAACTTTAGAGAAAAACGGACTAAAAAAACAAACTAAAATTGGTTTCTCTTGGACAACTTTCTTCTTTGGTTTCTTTGTACCTTTGTTTAGAGGAGATCTTAAATGGGCAGCTATTATGTTTGTTTCCTCATTATTATTAGCTTCTTTTACATTTGGTATTGGATCTTTTATCATTGGAATAATATTTTCTTTTATTTATAATAAACTATATATAAGAGACCTTATTGAAAAGGGATGGATTGCATCAAATAGTGAATCTAACGATATCCTTGAATCTAATAATGTAATGTAA
- a CDS encoding HAD-IIB family hydrolase: MTKVLAFDLDGTLINNKNEVIGGEKTLKLLDKIKKLGFELVITTGRLDHDIYYINEKYGLDIKYRISQNGAVIQDKVSSKAMLLDKKEAIRLYKNLIEKFNDIRIELNTVSNRYWHSERDPDFPKEYYDSSAIKKDFSSIIKFQPIVLFLLIGDNYRIDSVQKYINENYEKFDAIKTSETSLEILKTGISKGNTLRKLFPDSKIISIGDSDNDYSMFEQSVASYYVGPDPKGAMKAKYNVLDIHEALVHIYEEEKNND, from the coding sequence ATGACTAAAGTTTTGGCATTTGATTTAGATGGAACATTAATAAATAATAAAAATGAAGTTATTGGAGGTGAGAAAACTCTTAAATTACTTGATAAAATAAAGAAGTTAGGCTTTGAACTTGTAATTACTACAGGAAGATTAGATCACGATATATATTATATAAATGAAAAATATGGATTAGATATTAAATATAGAATTTCGCAAAATGGAGCAGTTATTCAAGATAAAGTAAGTTCTAAAGCAATGTTATTAGATAAGAAGGAAGCTATAAGGCTGTACAAAAATCTTATAGAAAAATTTAATGATATTAGAATAGAATTAAATACTGTAAGTAATAGGTATTGGCATAGTGAACGTGATCCTGACTTCCCAAAGGAATATTATGACTCATCAGCTATAAAAAAAGATTTTTCTTCTATTATAAAATTTCAACCAATTGTGTTATTTTTATTAATAGGAGATAATTATAGAATAGATAGTGTTCAAAAATATATAAATGAGAATTATGAAAAATTTGACGCAATTAAAACATCAGAAACTTCATTAGAAATATTAAAAACAGGTATATCTAAAGGAAATACTTTGAGAAAGCTTTTTCCAGATTCTAAAATAATATCTATTGGAGATTCTGACAATGATTATTCCATGTTTGAACAGTCTGTAGCTTCTTATTATGTTGGACCTGATCCTAAAGGTGCAATGAAAGCTAAATATAATGTATTAGATATACATGAAGCATTAGTTCATATATATGAGGAGGAAAAGAATAATGACTAA
- a CDS encoding MurR/RpiR family transcriptional regulator yields MNKFKSNVISKIEATYENFTNTEKKIADFFISNKEIVDFSAKNIASKLYVSEASLSRFSKKMNFKGYREFIYQYKNAMKQDDINIDNLTKGVLETYGELLNKSYSLIDDKQMIKVAKLLLKYDKVYTYGIGSSGTVAQEFRIRFMRLGLHVEHIIDEHIMKMNRALIDEKTLVIGFSISGNNIIKESLKVAKEKGAKTIIITSSNDYKLYEFCDEVMLIAVKKNLEIGNTISPQFPMLVITDVLYAHFLNLDYKDKNEILTDTLEGIKFK; encoded by the coding sequence TTGAATAAATTTAAAAGTAATGTTATATCAAAAATTGAAGCTACTTATGAAAATTTTACAAATACAGAAAAGAAAATAGCTGATTTTTTTATATCTAACAAAGAAATTGTTGATTTTTCTGCTAAAAATATAGCTTCAAAATTATATGTTTCTGAAGCTTCATTATCAAGATTTTCTAAAAAAATGAATTTCAAAGGATATAGAGAATTTATATATCAATATAAAAATGCAATGAAACAAGATGATATTAATATAGACAATCTAACTAAAGGTGTACTTGAAACATATGGTGAATTACTAAATAAATCTTATTCTTTGATTGATGATAAACAAATGATAAAAGTAGCAAAGTTATTATTAAAATATGATAAAGTATATACCTATGGTATTGGGAGTTCTGGTACAGTAGCCCAAGAGTTTAGAATAAGATTTATGAGGCTAGGTCTTCATGTAGAGCATATTATTGATGAACATATAATGAAAATGAATAGGGCATTAATTGATGAAAAAACACTTGTAATAGGATTTTCCATAAGTGGAAATAACATAATAAAAGAATCTCTTAAAGTTGCAAAGGAAAAAGGAGCAAAAACTATAATTATAACTTCTAGTAATGATTATAAACTTTATGAGTTTTGTGATGAAGTAATGTTGATAGCAGTCAAAAAAAATTTAGAGATAGGAAATACAATTTCTCCTCAATTTCCAATGTTAGTAATTACGGATGTATTATATGCTCATTTTTTAAATTTAGATTATAAAGATAAAAATGAAATTTTAACAGATACTTTAGAGGGGATAAAATTTAAATAG
- a CDS encoding tripartite tricarboxylate transporter TctB family protein, with translation MKKGNIASGIIIIITSLFFYFNTSGFKKLDNQVIGAGFMPKLYAILLVVLSIILIIQNYKKKENKEENKENYYKYSLITMALLLIYIIVIPVLGFYSSTTLLVLILLLFSKTQNKIILITIPIATSLFIFLFFDMLLNVAMPTGLIF, from the coding sequence ATGAAAAAGGGAAATATTGCTAGTGGTATTATTATTATAATTACTTCTTTATTTTTCTATTTTAATACTTCTGGATTTAAAAAGTTAGACAATCAAGTTATAGGGGCAGGTTTCATGCCAAAATTATATGCTATTTTATTGGTTGTATTAAGTATTATTTTAATAATTCAAAATTATAAAAAGAAGGAAAATAAAGAAGAAAATAAAGAAAATTATTATAAATACTCATTAATTACTATGGCATTACTATTAATATATATTATTGTAATTCCTGTTTTAGGGTTTTATAGTTCAACAACATTACTTGTTTTAATTTTACTACTTTTCTCTAAAACTCAGAATAAAATTATATTAATAACTATACCGATTGCTACAAGTTTATTTATATTTTTATTTTTTGATATGTTACTAAATGTTGCTATGCCAACAGGATTAATTTTTTAA
- a CDS encoding bifunctional 4-hydroxy-2-oxoglutarate aldolase/2-dehydro-3-deoxy-phosphogluconate aldolase, translating into MEKIINKIKKHKIISIIRINESSQIESIVESLYKGGIRIVEVTLNTPNAFEAIKKIRKIYPDMIVGAGTVLDEMSAKLAIDSGASFLLSPILDKKTIELSNRYNILMVPGVLTPTEALTAYNYGARMIKVFPARSLRPSYISDLKGPLPQLDIMAVGGVSLENSEEFLSKGCCSLGIGGSIVNNYDIEKGNFSEIENKAKKFVEIAKNI; encoded by the coding sequence TTGGAAAAGATAATTAACAAAATAAAAAAACATAAAATAATTTCTATTATCAGAATTAATGAATCATCACAAATTGAATCTATTGTAGAAAGCTTATATAAAGGTGGTATTAGAATTGTTGAAGTAACATTAAATACACCAAATGCTTTTGAGGCAATAAAAAAAATCAGAAAGATTTATCCAGATATGATAGTTGGTGCAGGAACTGTTTTAGATGAGATGAGTGCTAAACTTGCTATTGATAGTGGAGCTAGTTTTTTATTATCACCTATTTTAGATAAAAAAACTATAGAATTATCTAACAGATATAATATTTTGATGGTTCCTGGTGTTTTAACTCCAACGGAAGCTTTAACAGCATATAATTATGGAGCAAGGATGATAAAAGTATTCCCTGCTAGATCATTAAGACCAAGTTACATATCAGATTTAAAAGGACCACTTCCGCAACTTGATATTATGGCAGTAGGAGGTGTTTCTTTAGAAAATTCAGAGGAGTTTTTATCTAAAGGATGCTGCTCATTAGGAATAGGTGGTTCTATTGTTAATAATTATGATATAGAAAAAGGAAACTTTTCAGAAATAGAAAATAAAGCTAAAAAGTTTGTAGAAATTGCAAAAAATATATAA
- a CDS encoding tripartite tricarboxylate transporter substrate binding protein yields the protein MNSFIKKAISIFLIFGLVLTISVGCSDSDSGAKESSSDYPDKSIEIIVPASAGGGTDSTARALATQLEKKLDTSIGILNKPGASGSVGMTEGANSKADGYTATMVFVELTMYKHLGLSPLTPDEFKPVAMINFDPAALTVPADAPYDTLEEFINYAKENPGQVSVGNAGTGSIWHIAAANLEKAAGIELNHVPHEGAAPAVTALVGGHIDAVTVSPAEVKSQLEAGNLKTLAVMADERSELISDVPTFKEAGLESESIGTWRGITVPKETPDEIVETLEKGFLEAAKEKEFKDFMKNNGLGIELKNSEEFKIFIEKNEKLFGEIISDLDI from the coding sequence ATGAATAGTTTTATAAAAAAAGCAATAAGTATATTTTTAATATTTGGATTAGTATTAACAATAAGTGTAGGTTGTAGTGATAGTGATTCTGGTGCAAAAGAAAGTTCTAGTGATTATCCTGATAAGAGTATTGAGATAATAGTTCCAGCATCTGCAGGTGGAGGTACTGACTCTACTGCAAGAGCCTTAGCAACACAATTAGAAAAGAAATTAGATACATCTATAGGTATATTAAATAAGCCTGGAGCTAGTGGTTCTGTTGGAATGACTGAAGGTGCAAATTCTAAAGCTGATGGATATACTGCTACAATGGTATTTGTTGAATTAACAATGTACAAGCATTTAGGATTATCACCTTTAACTCCTGATGAATTCAAACCTGTTGCAATGATAAATTTTGATCCGGCAGCTCTTACTGTTCCAGCTGATGCACCTTATGATACATTAGAAGAATTTATTAATTATGCTAAAGAAAACCCAGGTCAAGTTAGTGTGGGGAACGCAGGTACAGGATCAATATGGCATATTGCAGCAGCAAATCTTGAAAAAGCTGCAGGCATAGAATTAAACCATGTACCACATGAAGGAGCAGCTCCAGCGGTAACTGCTTTAGTAGGAGGTCATATAGATGCAGTAACTGTAAGTCCAGCTGAAGTAAAATCACAATTAGAAGCGGGGAATCTTAAAACATTAGCTGTTATGGCAGATGAACGTTCAGAATTAATATCAGATGTACCTACTTTTAAAGAAGCAGGATTGGAGTCTGAAAGTATAGGTACTTGGAGAGGAATAACTGTACCTAAAGAAACTCCTGATGAAATAGTAGAAACATTAGAAAAAGGATTTTTAGAAGCAGCTAAAGAAAAAGAATTTAAAGATTTTATGAAAAACAATGGTTTGGGAATTGAATTAAAAAATTCAGAAGAATTTAAAATATTTATAGAAAAAAATGAAAAACTTTTTGGTGAGATAATTAGTGATTTAGATATATAA
- a CDS encoding DUF4301 family protein — protein sequence MDKFIRKFNKGTQYVNIVSAATEDELTDVTDVSNDYLNKKCVKFIPASGAATRMFKDLYEYKNSKIDTDFTHKFFDNLEHFAFYDDVKEIIESRELDKNNINDRIQIIDIILADKLNYGNLPKALIKMHSYEDFVATPIDEHIYEGEYYLNNHNINLHFTISKDHEELFNKYVDKRLVDKNNIDITYSFQKNKTDTLAVDLNNNPFLLENGDVLYRAGGHGALIENLNDLDADIIFIKNIDNVCHRSYVDDTIESKRKLASVGLKVKEQIDKYILDILSDDYDLKKIDNFIKKTLNIVYKDEITKDIALSLLNRPLRVCGMVMNQGEPGGGPFVVDNGDYLDLQICEKSEIDLNNEENVKILNSSQFFNPVDLVCFVKDYKGDKFNLMNYINEERYFISEKTYKGRKLKALEHPGLWNGAMHNWNTLFVEVPISTFNPVKTVNDLLRDGHRDK from the coding sequence ATGGATAAGTTTATTAGAAAGTTTAATAAAGGAACTCAATATGTAAATATTGTTTCTGCTGCTACTGAAGATGAATTGACTGATGTGACTGATGTTAGTAATGATTATTTGAATAAAAAATGTGTTAAATTTATTCCAGCAAGTGGAGCTGCTACTAGAATGTTCAAGGATTTATATGAATACAAGAACTCTAAAATAGATACAGATTTTACTCATAAGTTCTTTGATAATCTAGAACATTTTGCGTTTTATGATGATGTAAAAGAAATTATTGAATCTAGAGAATTAGATAAAAATAATATAAATGATAGAATTCAAATAATTGATATAATCTTAGCGGATAAGCTAAATTATGGGAATTTACCTAAAGCTCTTATCAAGATGCATTCATATGAAGATTTTGTGGCCACTCCAATTGATGAGCATATTTATGAAGGAGAATATTATTTAAATAATCATAATATTAATTTACATTTCACTATATCAAAAGATCATGAAGAATTATTTAACAAATATGTTGATAAAAGATTAGTCGATAAAAATAATATAGATATTACATATTCTTTTCAAAAGAATAAAACGGACACATTAGCTGTAGATTTAAATAACAATCCTTTTCTTCTTGAAAATGGAGATGTATTATATAGGGCTGGTGGACATGGTGCTTTAATTGAGAATTTGAATGATTTAGATGCTGATATTATTTTTATTAAAAATATTGATAATGTATGTCATAGAAGTTATGTAGATGATACTATTGAGTCAAAGAGAAAGTTAGCATCTGTTGGGCTTAAAGTAAAAGAACAAATTGATAAATATATTCTAGATATATTATCTGATGATTACGATCTAAAGAAAATAGATAATTTTATAAAGAAAACTTTAAATATTGTCTATAAAGATGAAATAACAAAAGACATTGCATTGTCACTACTTAATAGACCTCTTAGAGTTTGTGGAATGGTTATGAATCAAGGTGAACCAGGTGGTGGACCATTTGTTGTTGATAATGGAGATTATTTAGATTTACAGATATGTGAGAAATCTGAAATTGATTTAAATAATGAAGAAAATGTTAAAATCCTAAATTCATCACAATTTTTCAATCCTGTAGATTTAGTATGTTTTGTTAAGGATTATAAAGGTGATAAGTTTAATTTAATGAATTATATCAATGAGGAAAGATACTTTATAAGTGAAAAGACATACAAAGGAAGAAAATTAAAAGCATTAGAACATCCTGGTCTTTGGAATGGTGCAATGCATAACTGGAATACATTATTTGTTGAAGTACCTATATCTACATTTAATCCAGTTAAGACGGTGAATGATTTATTGAGAGATGGGCATAGGGATAAATAG
- a CDS encoding PTS lactose/cellobiose transporter subunit IIA codes for MTNQEIAFNIIANVGTAKSLYIEIIDKCEKREFHDIEKMYEEAEEYLKIAHKAHFNLIQKEAKGEDVNLTLLLIHAEDQLMNAETIKIISKKFVHIYKEELK; via the coding sequence ATGACTAATCAAGAAATTGCATTTAATATCATTGCTAATGTAGGTACAGCGAAATCTTTGTATATTGAAATTATCGATAAATGTGAAAAAAGAGAATTTCATGATATAGAAAAAATGTATGAAGAAGCAGAAGAGTATTTAAAAATAGCTCATAAGGCACATTTTAATTTAATTCAAAAAGAAGCAAAGGGAGAAGATGTAAATTTAACATTATTATTAATACATGCAGAAGATCAATTGATGAATGCAGAAACTATTAAAATAATTTCTAAGAAATTTGTTCATATTTATAAGGAGGAATTAAAATGA
- a CDS encoding DUF4127 family protein — translation MKILYIPLDERPCNRLFPQFITETREDIELISPPIELLGNKKKPADVNKLWEYIFSNIKYCDYAVLSIDMLVYGGLIPSRLHYLEKEEAKRRINNIKELKKYNKEIKVYAFNCIMRSPQYNSSEEEPEYYAEYGYNLFRKAYLKDKKNRVDLTSRESEELSEIDIPEEILRDYEERRNFNVDINIEAVNLVKEKVIDFLTIPQDDSSPYGYTAIAQQRVLDYIKKYELELKINIYPGADEVGSSLIARALNDFLDRQIKIYPFYSSTLGPTIIPLYEDRPMNESLKYHVRVCNGVLVENPEKADIILAINSPGKYMQESFDQKDKLDLTYKSFRNLQDFVFKIKEFIGRGKKVIISDSAFSNGGDLTLIKYLDRLEIFDKLIAYGGWNTNCNTLGTVLSSGIYAFDSKDKSKILKHLIYRLIEDVIYQANVRQNITNNFLPKYNLSYTELKGKEEYVEEKVEKLLLNEYNKYNLSNEYKLNNFKAYLPWRRMFEVGLKFNIE, via the coding sequence ATGAAAATTTTATATATCCCTTTAGATGAAAGACCATGTAATAGGTTGTTTCCTCAATTTATTACAGAAACAAGAGAAGATATAGAATTAATATCTCCTCCTATAGAATTATTAGGAAATAAGAAAAAACCAGCAGATGTAAATAAACTATGGGAATATATATTTTCTAATATTAAGTATTGCGATTATGCAGTATTATCTATAGATATGCTAGTATATGGAGGTTTAATACCATCTAGACTTCATTATTTAGAAAAAGAGGAAGCTAAAAGAAGAATAAATAATATAAAAGAATTAAAAAAATATAATAAAGAAATTAAAGTTTATGCTTTTAATTGTATAATGAGATCACCTCAATATAATTCTTCAGAAGAAGAACCTGAATATTATGCTGAATATGGATATAATTTATTTAGAAAAGCATATTTAAAGGATAAAAAAAATAGAGTTGATTTAACATCAAGGGAATCTGAAGAACTTTCTGAAATAGATATTCCTGAGGAAATATTGAGGGATTATGAAGAAAGAAGAAATTTTAACGTTGATATAAATATTGAAGCTGTAAATTTAGTAAAAGAAAAGGTAATAGACTTTCTTACTATACCTCAAGATGATTCTAGTCCATATGGTTATACAGCTATAGCACAACAAAGAGTTTTAGATTATATTAAAAAATATGAATTAGAATTAAAGATAAATATATATCCTGGAGCTGATGAAGTAGGGTCTTCTTTAATTGCTAGAGCTTTAAATGATTTTTTAGACAGGCAGATTAAAATATACCCTTTCTATTCATCAACACTTGGACCTACTATAATTCCACTATATGAAGATAGACCTATGAATGAAAGTTTAAAATATCATGTAAGAGTATGTAATGGAGTTTTAGTTGAGAATCCAGAAAAAGCAGATATTATTTTAGCTATTAATTCTCCGGGAAAATATATGCAAGAATCTTTTGATCAAAAAGATAAGCTTGACTTAACTTATAAATCTTTTAGAAATTTGCAAGATTTTGTGTTTAAAATAAAGGAATTCATTGGAAGAGGAAAAAAGGTTATAATAAGCGATTCTGCATTTTCAAATGGTGGAGATCTAACATTAATTAAGTATCTTGATAGATTAGAGATATTTGATAAGTTGATTGCATATGGTGGATGGAATACTAATTGTAATACGTTAGGAACAGTTTTATCCTCTGGTATATACGCTTTTGACTCAAAAGATAAAAGTAAAATATTAAAACATTTAATATATAGATTAATTGAAGATGTTATTTATCAAGCTAATGTAAGACAAAATATCACTAATAATTTTCTCCCAAAATATAATTTGTCTTATACTGAGCTAAAAGGCAAAGAAGAATATGTAGAGGAAAAAGTAGAAAAGTTATTATTAAATGAATACAACAAATATAATTTATCAAATGAATATAAATTAAATAATTTTAAAGCATATTTACCATGGAGGCGAATGTTTGAGGTTGGTTTAAAATTTAATATTGAGTAA
- a CDS encoding 2-dehydro-3-deoxygalactonokinase yields the protein MNIILIDSGTTNSRIRLTRINSNEIIDSIKLNIGVRNTAIEGNNSTLKNGLKEGLLKIINRNDLTSQEIEYIIASGMITSNLGIYEVPHIKGPASIKDFASNSVVYKSEEFLNIPIIFIPGMENSVEDENDIIAKINDYDIMRGEEVETIGLLEQLNVKGKGIMILPGSHTKYIFVDEDKKLLSCLSTLGGETLLSIQKETILSKSLKKDLICTIQKDMLKKGYDAASEYGVTRGLYHVRLLDKFAELDSNYLANYYTGVIIHDDIKSLLKSLNNKEDIDWVIIGGSDPLKNVFYNLIKHLKLDWNIIKANDKQVEYSTVIGSKTIASSYIK from the coding sequence ATGAATATTATTTTAATAGATTCTGGTACTACTAATTCAAGGATTAGACTTACTAGAATAAATAGTAATGAAATTATAGATAGTATAAAACTTAATATAGGTGTAAGGAATACAGCTATTGAAGGTAATAATTCAACTTTGAAAAATGGATTAAAAGAAGGCTTGTTAAAAATCATAAATAGAAATGATCTAACTTCACAAGAAATTGAGTATATTATAGCATCTGGTATGATTACTTCTAATTTAGGAATATATGAAGTCCCTCATATTAAAGGCCCTGCTTCTATTAAAGATTTTGCTTCAAATTCAGTTGTGTATAAATCTGAAGAATTTTTAAATATTCCAATTATATTTATTCCTGGAATGGAAAATTCTGTGGAAGATGAAAACGATATTATAGCTAAAATTAATGATTATGATATAATGCGAGGAGAAGAAGTCGAGACTATAGGATTATTAGAACAACTTAATGTTAAAGGTAAAGGAATAATGATACTTCCTGGTTCTCATACTAAATATATTTTTGTTGATGAAGATAAAAAATTATTATCTTGCTTATCTACTTTAGGTGGAGAAACTCTTTTATCTATACAAAAAGAAACTATATTATCTAAGTCTTTAAAGAAGGATTTAATATGTACTATACAAAAGGACATGCTAAAAAAAGGCTATGATGCTGCTAGCGAATATGGAGTTACTAGAGGACTTTATCATGTGAGATTGTTAGATAAATTTGCTGAACTAGATAGTAATTATTTAGCTAATTATTATACAGGTGTTATTATTCATGATGATATAAAATCATTGCTTAAATCTTTAAATAATAAAGAGGATATAGATTGGGTTATAATAGGAGGTTCTGATCCTTTGAAAAATGTATTTTATAATCTAATTAAACATTTAAAATTAGACTGGAATATAATTAAAGCAAATGACAAACAGGTTGAATATTCAACAGTAATTGGATCTAAAACTATAGCATCAAGCTATATAAAGTAA
- a CDS encoding IclR family transcriptional regulator, whose translation MKTKGKTVQSVDRALKIIEILKDRPKGIGVTELSNILEVSKSTAHRLLMSLYNADFVRQDRENEKYLLGLRFIELGEIVSNELDIKEIVYPYLHKLGNVTGETAHLAIKNKNEIIYIDKIESPKTIRMFSTIGKRAPLYCTGVGKAIFAFLPESEIINIIDSIDFVKYTENTIVTKKEMLKELENIRNSRYAIDDEEHELGIKCAAAPILNYNNEVVAGISVASPIMRLNDEKFNNIIKEVLNASKSISNALGYNVNTL comes from the coding sequence ATGAAAACAAAGGGGAAAACTGTTCAATCAGTTGATAGGGCTCTTAAAATAATTGAAATATTAAAAGATAGACCGAAGGGTATAGGGGTAACAGAATTATCTAATATACTAGAAGTATCTAAAAGTACTGCTCATAGACTACTTATGTCATTATATAATGCTGATTTTGTTCGTCAAGACAGAGAAAATGAAAAGTATTTATTGGGACTTAGATTTATAGAATTAGGTGAAATTGTATCTAATGAACTTGATATAAAGGAAATAGTTTATCCTTATCTTCACAAACTGGGAAATGTTACTGGAGAAACTGCTCATTTGGCTATTAAAAATAAAAATGAGATTATTTATATAGACAAAATAGAAAGTCCTAAAACTATACGTATGTTCTCTACTATAGGGAAAAGAGCTCCATTATATTGTACAGGAGTTGGAAAGGCAATTTTTGCTTTTTTACCTGAATCAGAGATAATCAATATAATTGATTCAATAGATTTTGTAAAGTATACAGAAAATACAATAGTGACAAAAAAAGAAATGTTAAAAGAATTAGAGAATATTAGAAATTCTAGATATGCAATAGATGATGAAGAACATGAATTAGGAATAAAATGTGCAGCTGCACCTATTTTAAATTATAATAATGAAGTAGTGGCTGGGATTAGTGTAGCAAGTCCTATTATGAGATTAAATGATGAAAAATTCAATAATATAATAAAAGAAGTCTTAAATGCAAGCAAATCTATATCAAATGCTTTAGGATATAATGTTAACACTCTTTAA
- a CDS encoding DNA/RNA non-specific endonuclease, whose protein sequence is MKNVKKLIIPVLIIIALLFLYDGEDLGDTKVIFNEEELFEGYTLINVDGGDLSGHREEKVVVDIGFGDREYYAFTNEHGQLVKVVAEEIILQDDKNEPVLSNGRYYPDEAKVPGVESKSLDEGHIIADSLGGVSNAYNITPQNSTLNRHGDQAYMEKAIRDSGGATDFTAIITYPDTKTHIPNKYSYTYTIKGNTVRDEFENINPDGATRDVESDNILEKIIDIITDILSILE, encoded by the coding sequence ATGAAAAATGTTAAAAAGTTAATTATTCCTGTACTAATAATAATTGCATTATTATTTTTATATGATGGAGAGGATTTAGGGGATACTAAGGTTATATTTAATGAAGAAGAACTCTTTGAGGGTTATACTTTAATAAATGTAGATGGTGGAGATTTATCAGGACATAGGGAAGAAAAAGTGGTTGTAGATATTGGATTTGGTGATAGAGAGTACTATGCTTTTACTAATGAACATGGTCAATTGGTCAAAGTAGTGGCTGAAGAAATAATACTTCAGGATGATAAAAATGAACCTGTTCTTTCAAATGGAAGATATTATCCAGATGAAGCCAAGGTTCCTGGAGTAGAAAGTAAGTCTTTAGATGAAGGACATATAATAGCGGATTCTCTAGGTGGAGTATCAAATGCCTATAATATTACACCACAAAATAGTACATTAAATAGGCATGGTGATCAAGCTTATATGGAAAAAGCTATTAGAGATTCTGGTGGAGCTACAGATTTTACTGCTATAATTACCTATCCTGATACAAAGACTCATATTCCTAATAAGTATAGTTATACTTATACTATAAAAGGTAATACAGTTCGAGATGAATTTGAAAATATAAATCCTGATGGTGCTACTAGGGATGTAGAATCTGATAATATTTTAGAAAAAATAATAGATATTATTACAGATATACTATCAATTCTAGAGTAA